The proteins below are encoded in one region of Silene latifolia isolate original U9 population chromosome 2, ASM4854445v1, whole genome shotgun sequence:
- the LOC141632834 gene encoding uncharacterized protein LOC141632834 has protein sequence MRDFKELHIFGRTRAVVYTIEFQKRGLPHAHILLFLQRDDKFPEAVDVDRIISAEIPDPLENPALYAAVKDCMIHGPCGDLNPDSPCMIDGICSKKFPKKFNERTTVDGDGYPVYMRRDNGRTIEKNGKEIHNGYVVPYNADLLLKYRAHINVEWCNQARSIKYLFKYINKGYDRVTVSATRTNNGSQDPNQIDQIQQYYDCRYISPCEAVWRIFAFPIHYRTPPVLRLDYHLPNEQNVIFHDEDPIDEVVERSSGGRTKFTAWLEYNNLKSDGRDLTYWEFPQKFVWKEKQKVWTPRHKGFTLGRMYHMSPNGGERYYLRTLLNFVKGPKSYEDIRTVNGFPHPTFKEACYALGLLGDDKEYIDAINEASFWGTGCYLRNLFATLLLTNSLVKPELVWEETWKLLSDDILYRRRTELHLQLTDDQLQTYALSEIESWLQRNGSSLRKFDNMPYPDVDILATCSNRLLADELAYDKDALNKEHEKLTSSMTDEQKSIYRKIMYSVYSGQGGVYFVYGYGGTGKTFLWKTLCAGIRSKGEIVIAVASSGIASILLPGGRTAHAKLSIPINIDENSTCHGIRPGTDLADLLIRAKLIIWDEAPMINRYCFEALDRSMRDIMRTSSEGDPEKPFGGKVVVFGGDFRQILPVIPKGSRQDIVGAAISSSPLWRYCKVIS, from the exons ATGCGCGACTTTAAAGAACTGCATATTTTTGGACGGACAAGGGCAG TTGTTTATACAATTGAATTCCAGAAACGTGGCCTCCCGCATGCGCAtattttgctatttttacaaAGGGATGACAAGTTCCCCGAAGCCGTCGATGTTGACCGTATAATAAGTGCTGAAATTCCAGACCCCCTAGAAAACCCAGCCCTTTATGCAGCAGTAAAAGATTGTATGATTCATGGTCCATGTGGAGATCTTAACCCAGATTCTCCATGCATGATTGATGGAATATGCTCGAAAAAATTTCCAAAGAAGTTTAATGAGAGAACTACTGTAGATGGTGATGGTTATCCAGTTTATATGAGAAGGGACAAtggaagaacaattgagaaaaATGGTAAAGAAATTCATAACGGATATGTCGTTCCATACAATGCAGATTTGTTGTTGAAGTATCGTGCTCACATTAATGTTGAATGGTGCAACCAAGCAAGATCAATCAAGTACTTATTCAAGTACATTAATAAAGGATACGACCGTGTCACTGTTAGTGCAACTCGCACCAATAATG GTTCTCAGGACCCAAATCAAATTGATCAGATACAACAATACTACGACTGCCGTTACATTTCACCGTGTGAAGCTGTTTGGAGAATTTTTGCCTTCCCTATTCACTATAGGACCCCCCCTGTTTTAAGGTTAGATTATCACCTTCCTAATGAGCAAAACGTTATTTTCCATGATGAAGATCCAATCGACGAAGTTGTTGAAAGGTCTTCCGGAGGTAGAACAAAATTCACAGCTTGGTTGGAATATAATAATTTGAAATCTGATGGTAGAGATCTAACATATTGGGAATTTCCACAAAAATTTGTATGGAAAGAGAAACAAAAGGTATGGACTCCAAGGCATAAAGGTTTTACTCTTGGCCGGATGTATCATATGTCTCCAAATGGGGGTGAGAGGTACTATTTGAGAACCCTACTCAACTTTGTGAAAGGACCCAAATCATATGAAGATATTCGAACCGTAAATGGATTTCCTCACCCAACATTCAAGGAAGCTTGCTACGCTTTAGGCTTACTTGGTGATGATAAAGAGTATATTGATGCCATTAATGAAGCGAGTTTTTGGGGGACGGGATGTTATCTTAGGAACCTTTTTGCAACTCTTTTGCTCACAAATAGCTTAGTGAAGCCTGAATTAGTGTGGGAGGAGACGTGGAAGTTATTATCAGATGACATCTTATATAGAAGACGAACTGAGCTGC ATCTCCAACTCACAGACGATCAGTTGCAAACTTACGCACTATCCGAGATTGAATCATGGTTGCAAAGAAATGGTAGTTCATTACGTAAGTTTGACAACATGCCATATCCAGACGTTGACATTCTTGCTACGTGCTCGAATAGGCTATTGGCAGATGAGTTAGCTTATGATAAAGATGCTTTAAATAAGGAACATGAAAAGCTAACTTCTTCAATGACTGATGAACAGAAATCGATTTATAGAAAAATCATGTACTCTGTTTATAGTGGTCAAGGTGGTGTTTACTTTGTTTATGGGTATGGGGGAACCGGTAAGACCTTCCTCTGGAAAACGTTATGCGCTGGAATAAGGTCCAAAGGTGAGATTGTCATAGCGGTTGCATCAAGTGGCATTGCATCTATCCTTCTTCCAGGGGGGCGGACAGCCCACGCAAAACTAAGCATACCTATTAATATTGACGAAAATTCCACCTGTCATGGGATACGACCAGGAACCGATTTGGCAGACCTATTAATAAGGGCAAAGCTTATCATATGGGACGAGGCACCTATGATTAATCGTTATTGTTTTGAAgctcttgatagaagcatgagaGATATTATGAGAACTTCATCAGAAGGAGACCCTGAAAAACCATTCGGAGGAAAAGTTGTAGTGTTTGGCGGAGATTTTCGACAAATCTTGCCTGTTATACCTAAAGGAAGCAGGCAAGATATTGTAGGTGCTGCTATTAGTTCTTCTCCTTTATGGAGATATTGCAAGGTTATATCTTAA
- the LOC141632841 gene encoding uncharacterized protein LOC141632841 — protein sequence MRLQVGSARIDVDEIRQFSKWILEVGDGLAGGPNDGVASIELPEDILIQPGLDAIATIVESTYPSLKDHLGDHPYFTERAVLAPTHDVVEEVNDYVLDQIQKEEKVYLSSDEISKEETNYGVRELYSTEFLNSIRCSGLPNHRLKLKVGAIVMLLRNIDQANGLCNGTRMEVNHLGNRVISATVISGSHIGSKVYIPRITLTPTDVTRFPIKFERRQFPLAVCFAMTINKSQGQSLSRLDFIFLDRFYPWPIVRCYI from the coding sequence ATGAGACTTCAAGTCGGAAGTGCGAGAATCGATGTTGATGAAATAAGACAATTTTCAAAGTGGATTCTCGAAGTTGGTGACGGTTTAGCAGGAGGGCCAAATGATGGTGTAGCTAGCATTGAGTTACCCGAAGATATACTTATACAACCGGGTTTAGATGCAATAGCCACCATTGTAGAGAGCACGTACCCATCTTTAAAAGATCACTTAGGTGACCATCCGTACTTCACTGAAAGAGCTGTACTCGCACCTACTCACGATGTTGTCGAGGAGGTAAACGACTATGTATTGGATCAAATTCAAAAGGAAGAAAAAGTTTACTTAAGCTCTGATGAAATAAGCAAGGAAGAGACGAATTATGGGGTTCGAGAACTTTATTCTACCGAGTTTCTTAACTCAATCAGATGTTCTGGTTTACCCAATCACAGATTAAAGCTGAAAGTTGGAGCTATAGTCATGCTCCTTAGAAACATTGACCAAGCAAATGGATTGTGCAATGGCACAAGAATGGAGGTAAATCATCTAGGAAATCGCGTTATAAGTGCTACCGTTATTTCTGGCAGTCATATCGGTAGCAAGGTCTATATTCCCCGCATCACCTTGACCCCTACCGATGTGACCAGGTTCCCAATTAAGTTTGAAAGAAGACAATTTCCTTTAGCAGTTTGCTTTGCAATGACTATTAACAAAAGTCAAGGGCAATCTCTATCCCGGTTGGACTTTATCTTCCTAGACCGCTTTTACCCATGGCCAATTGTACGTTGCTATATCTAG
- the LOC141642122 gene encoding DEAD-box ATP-dependent RNA helicase 10-like has protein sequence MEEENHEESKSFKELGVCDALVEACTALEWTKPTKIQSDSIPHALQGKDIIGLAETGSGKTAAFALPIIQALLEAKTATPFFGLVLAPTRELAIQIAEQFEALGSGISLKTAVLVGGVDMNQQQLALAKRPHIVVATPGRLMDHLTNTKGFSLRTLKYLVLDEADRLLNEEFEKSLDDILKVIPLERRTYLFSATMTKKVKKLQRACLRNPVKIESASKYSTVSTLRQEFCFIPAKYKDCYLLYVLMELSGSSMVFTRTCDTTQVVALMLRNLGLRAVPINGKMTQAKRLGALNKFKAGECNILIATDVASRGLDIPSVDMVINYDIPSNSKDYIHRVGRTARAGRTGVAISLVNQYEIEWFIQIENLLGKKLPKHPAEEEEVLVLLERVTEAKRIAHMKIKESGGRKRKGMGDEEGEEIQKYMDKQNSRKSNKQQRRR, from the exons ATGGAAGAAGAAAACCATGAAGAATCGAAATCATTCAAAGAGCTTGGAGTTTGCGACGCTTTAGTCGAAGCTTGTACAGCATTAGAGTGGACTAAACCTACCAAAATTCAATCTGATTCAATCCCTCACGCTCTTCAAG GAAAGGATATAATTGGGCTTGCTGAAACTGGTTCTGGAAAAACTGCAGCTTTTGCGTTGCCGATAATTCAGGCATTACTGGAGGCAAAGACTGCTACTCCCTTCTTTGGTCTTGTACTTGCTCCGACCCG AGAGCTTGCAATTCAAATTGCTGAACAGTTTGAAGCATTAGGATCTGGTATTAGCTTAAAAACTGCAGTG CTTGTCGGAGGAGTGGACATGAATCAACAACAGCTTGCCCTTGCTAAACGGCCTCACATCGTA GTCGCAACGCCTGGACGCCTTATGGACCATTTGACCAATACCAAGGGGTTCTCACTTAGAACTTTAAAGTATCTG GTATTGGATGAGGCCGATAGATTATTGAATGAGGAATTTGAAAAATCACTTGATGATATCTTAAAAGTAATCCCCCTGGAAAGGCGAACTTATTTGTTTTCTGCAACCATGACCAAAAAG GTTAAGAAGCTTCAAAGAGCCTGTCTAAGAAATCCTGTTAAG ATTGAATCAGCTTCTAAATATTCTACTGTTTCTACTCTAAGACAGGAATTTTGTTTTATTCCTGCAAAATATAAG GATTGCTATCTTCTGTATGTTCTAATGGAGCTATCTGGGAGCTCCATGGTTTTCACTCGTACATGTGATACAACTCAAGTTGTAGCGCTGATGCTCCGCAACCTTGGTTTAAGGGCTGTTCCCATAAATGGCAAGATGACTCAG GCAAAAAGACTTGGGGCATTAAACAAGTTCAAAGCTGGAGAGTGCAATATTCTCATCGCAACGGATGTAGCCAGTCGAGGTCTTGATATACCTTCGGTTGATATGGTCATAAATTATGATATTCCATCTAATTCCAAG GATTATATACATCGTGTAGGAAGAACTGCTCGTGCTGGAAGAACTGGAGTTGCTATCTCATTAGTCAATCAGTATGAAATTGAGTGGTTTATCCAGATAGAGAACTTGTTAG GTAAGAAATTACCGAAACATCCTGCTGAGGAAGAGGAAGTGTTGGTTCTGCTTGAACGTGTTACTGAAGCAAAAAGGATTGCACACATG AAAATAAAGGAATCTGGAGGAAGGAAGAGGAAAGGTATGGGAGATGAAGAGGGGGAAGAGATTCAAAAATATATGGACAAACAAAATTCTAGAAAATCAAACAAGCAGCAAAGAAGAAGATGA